The region CTACGAGGGGCGCGAGGGCGAAGACCTCGCCGCATGGCTCCGCGACCACCCCGAGGTGAAGGTGATCTGCCGGGACCGGTCCAGCGGTTACGCAGAGGGCGCACGCATCGGAGCGCCGCAGGCCGAGCAGGTCGCTGATCGCTGATCGCTATCATCTGTGGGCCAATCTCGGCCAGGCGGTCGAGAAGACAGTGAACGGTCATCGCTCCCGTCTGGCCGAACCGCCTTCACAACCCGCAGACATCCCCGACGAACCGCAGGTAGTCCAGCTGCCGACAGAGCTGAAGATCGTGACTCGGTTCCGTGAACAACATGCGCCGCCCACGAGTTGTGGCAGCAGGGGATGTCGAAGGCGGGGATCGGCCGGAAACTCGGACTGCACCAGGCCACCGTCCGCAAACTGGTTAACGCCCCCTCCGCGGACGACGTCGTCGCCAAAAGCCTGCAGCGTGCGCACGTCGTCGACCCGTATGTCGGCTACCTGCACCGGCGCTGGAACGGTGGCGTCAGAAACGCCACCCAGCTCTACCGCGAGATACAGGAACAGGGCTACCCCGGAGGCGAGTTGGCCGTCCAGCGTCACCTGCGGCAGTACCGCACCGGGCGCGGACATGCACCCGATCCGGGGCCGAAGCCTCCGTCGGTCCGTGAGGTCACCTCATGGATCATGACTCGCCCCGAACACCTGCGGGACGAGGTCGCCGGAAAGCTTCACCGGCTGCGCGAACGCGATCCCGAGCTGGACCGGCTCACTCTTCACGTCAGGAAGTTCGCCGTCATGATGACTGCACGCCACGGCGACCGCCTCGACGACTGGATCACCGAGGTCGAACGAGACTCCCTCGCCCCACTCGCGGGCTTCGCCCGCAACCTCCGCCGCGACTTCGACGCCGTCCGCAACGGACTGTCCCTTCCCCACAGTTCCGGCGCCGTCGAAGGCAACATCAACCGGCTGAAGATGCTGAAACGGCAGATGTTCGGCCGGGCCAGCCTCGATCTCCTTCGCAAACGCGTCCTGCTCGCGCGATGAGTCCAACCCGTCCGGATCACAAGATCGTCGACAGAACCAAGATTCGCGATGGTCAAGTAGCGAACAGGCCGATCTATGTGGCCCTGGCGGTCACCGCCGAGGGGCACCGTGACATCCTCGGCCTGTGGGCCGGCGACGGCGGCGAAGGCGCGAAACACTGGCTCCGAGTACTCTCCGAGCTCAAGAACAGGGGCGTCGAAGACGTCCTCATGCTGGTCTGTGACGGGTTGAAGGGGCTGCCCGACGCAGTCAGCGAGGTCTGGCCGCGAACTGTGGTGCAAACGTGCGTGGTTCACCTGCTGCGGGCGTCGTTCCGTTACGCAGCCCGGCAGGACTGGGACAAGATCACGAAGGCGCTCAAGCCCGTCTACACCGCGCCGACCGAGGACGCGGCCACGACACGGTTCCTGGAATTCGCTGAGACCTGGGGCAAGAAGTACCCGGCGATCGTCCGCCTCTGGGAGTCCAGCTGGCCCGAGTTCACGCCTTTCCTTCAGTTTGACGCAGAAATACGCCGCATTGTGTGCACGACCAACAGCATCGAGAGCGTCAACGCCCGCATCCGCAAGGCCGTCCGCTCCCGCGGGCACTTTCCCACAGAGCAGGCCGCCCTCAAATGTGTCTACATGGCCGTCATGAGCCTCGACCCGACCGGCGCCGGCCGTAAACGCTGGACCATGCGCTGGAAAGGCGCCATGAACGCCTTCGACCTGGCCTTCGACGGCCGCCTCACCGCAGGCCAACTCTAACCACACCAAGCCCAGTTACACCGCTCGCTTGGCTCTGTTCCGTAGTCGGTGGTGACGGCTGGTGACGGGCGTCGTTGACGTTGTATGCGAGATATCAACTCCCTTGTGCTAACGGTGTTTTCAGGGCTTTCGGCGCTGGTCATCGAGGATGTGGTGGGCGACGGCGAGATGATCCGGGTCCTGGCGCGGACCCGGGATGTGCCCTGTCCCTGCCCGATGTGCGGGGTCCCGACGGGGAAGGTGCACGGATACCACGTCCGGACCGTTGCGGATGTGCCGGTCGATGGCCGCCGGGTCGTGGTCAACGTCCGGGTACGACGCCTGGTCTGCCCGGTCCTGGGCTGTCGGCGGCAGACCTTCCGCGAGCAAGTCCCTGGGCTGATCGAGCGACTGCAGCGCCGCACCACGCGTCTGACCAGCCAGGTCTCGAGCGTGGTTAAAGAGTTATGTGGCCGGGCGGCTGCCCGGCTCACCCGGTTACTGAGCGTGCCCGTATCGTTCGCCACCGCCCTGCGAGTGCTGCGGGGAATCCCCCCGCCGACGCTGCGGATCCCGAGGGTGATCGGTGTCGATGACTTCGCCCTGCGCCGCCGTCACCGCTACGCCACGATCATCATCGATGCCGAGACCGGGGAACGCGTCGATGTCCTGCCCGACCGCGAGGCCGCCACATTGGAGGCGTGGCTGCGCGGGCAGAAAGGGATCGAAGTCGTGTGCCGGGATGGCTCGGCCACCTACGCCGAGGCGATCCGCCGGGCTCTGCCCGACGCGGTGCAGGTCAGCGACCGCTGGCATCTGTGGCGGAACCTGTGCGACAAAGTTCTGGCCGAGGTCCGCGCCCACGCCCCCTGCTGGGCCACCGTCAACGCGCCCCGGCCCGGCGGCGTCCGCGAGCAGACCACCCGCGAGCGCTGGCACAAAGTCCACGCCCTCATCGACTCCGGCGTCGGCCTGCTCGACTGCTCCCGCAGACTGAACCTCGCCCTGAACACCGTCAAGCGCTACACCCGCATCCCTGAACCACCCGCGGATCGCATCGCCCCCCGCTACCGGCCCACCCTCGTCGACCCCTACCGCGACCACCTGCGCCGACGCCGGTCCGACAACCCGGCCGTTCCCGTCACGCACCTCCTGCACGAGATCAGAGAACTGGGCTATACCGGCAGTGCCAACCTGCTGGTCCGCTACCTCAATCAGGGCCGCGCAGAAGGCGACCGCCCCGTGACAACCCCCCGCCGCGTTGCCCGGCTCCTGCTCACCCACCCCGAGCACCTGTGGACCAAGGACACCGACCTGCTCGGCCTCCTCACCGCGGCATGCCCGGAGATGACCGAACTCGCCCGACTCACCGGCGAGTTCGCCGGGTTCCTGACCCCGGCCCAGGCCAACGACGACAAGCTCACCCAGTGGATCGCCACAGTCCGCACCGCTGGCCTGCCCCACCTGCACAGCTTCTGCAACGGCCTCGAGCTCGACCGCGCCGCCGTGAACGCCGGCCTCACTCTGCCCCACCACAACGGCCGGACCGAGGGCGTCAACACCAGCACGAAGAAGATCATGCGGCAGATGCACGGCCGAGCAGGATTCGACCTCCTCCGTCACCGCATCCTCCTGCAATGAGGAGAACGCACTGTCACCACCGACTACGGAACAGAGCCAAGCGAGCGGTGTAACTGGGCTTGGTGTGGTTAGAGTTGGCCTGCGGTGAGGCGGCCGTCGAAGGCCAGGTCGAAGGCGTTCATGGCGCCTTTCCAGCGCATGGTCCAGCGTTTACGGCCGGCGCCGGTCGGGTCGAGGCTCATGACGGCCATGTAGACACATTTGAGGGCGGCCTGCTCTGTGGGAAAGTGCCCGCGGGAGCGGACGGCCTTGCGGATGCGGGCGTTGACGCTCTCGATGCTGTTGGTCGTGCACACAATGCGGCGTATTTCTGCGTCAAACTGAAGGAAAGGCGTGAACTCGGGCCAGCTGGACTCCCAGAGGCGGACGATCGCCGGGTACTTCTTGCCCCAGGTCTCAGCGAATTCCAGGAACCGTGTCGTGGCCGCGTCCTCGGTCGGCGCGGTGTAGACGGGCTTGAGCGCCTTCGTGATCTTGTCCCAGTCCTGCCGGGCTGCGTAACGGAACGACGCCCGCAGCAGGTGAACCACGCACGTTTGCACCACAGTTCGCGGCCAGACCTCGCTGACTGCGTCGGGCAGCCCCTTCAACCCGTCACAGACCAGCATGAGGACGTCTTCGACGCCCCTGTTCTTGAGCTCGGAGAGTACTCGGAGCCAGTGTTTCGCGCCTTCGCCGCCGTCGCCGGCCCACAGGCCGAGGATGTCACGGTGCCCCTCGGCGGTGACCGCCAGGGCCACATAGATCGGCCTGTTCGCTACTTGACCATCGCGAATCTTGACGTTGATAGCGTCAATGAAGACGACCGGGTAGACGCGGTCGAGCGGCCGGTTCTGCCATTCCGCCATCCCATCCATCACCTTGTCGGTGATCGTGCTGATGGTCGTCTTGGACACGGCCGCGCCGTAGACCTCGGCCAGGTGCGCGGAGATCTCCCCGTGCGTGAGGCCCTTCGCCGACAGCGAGAGCACCATCTCGTCGACGCCGGTCAGCCGGCGCTGCCGCCTCTTGACGATGGCCGGCTCGAAGGAGCCCTCCCGGTCGCGGGGCACGTCGATCTCGACCGGCCCGATGTCCGTCAGCACCGTCTTGGACCAGGTGCCGTTACGGGAGTTGCCGCCGTCCTTGCCTGCCGGGTCGTGCTTGTCATAGCCGAGATGGTCGGTGATCTCGCCCTCCAGGGCGGACTCCAGCACCTTCTTGGTCAGCTGCTGCAGCAGCCCGCCCTCGCCGGTGAGCTGCAGCCCCTTGCTGCGGGCCTGCTCGACGAGCTGGTCGATCAGTTTCTGCTCGACCGTCGCGGCCTCCGGCGACGGATCCGCCTGGTCATCGGCGGCCACGAACTTGGTCACGGTGTCAGTCACTTGATGTCTCTTCCATGATCATCAATTACACCGGTGAGCGGGCCCTGTCTCTCTTTCGGTGGTGACGGAGCGTGCTGCTATCCGAGGAGGATGCGGTGGCGGAGGAGGGTGAAGCCTGCTCGTCCGTGCATCTGTCGTGCGATCCGTTTGGTCTTGGTGTTGACGCCTTCGGTGGGGCCGTTGCTGTACGGAAGTGTGAACCCGGCGGTCACGGCGTCGAGGTCTCGCTCCAGGCCGCGGGTGAAGGAGTGCAGATGGGGTAGATCCGCTGTTCGGACTTGGTCGATCCAGCCCGTGAGCGCGTCGGCGTTGTCGGCGTGGGGCGTAAGGAGCGGGGCGAAGTCCCTGATGCCGGTTGCCAGTTGTGTCATCTCGGGGCAGGCGTTGGTGAGCTTGGCGAGGAGCTGGTGTTGATCGGCTTTGAGGTTGTCGGGCCTGGTCAGCAGCATCCGGGCGAGCCTGCGCGGGGAGATATGGCTGCGGTCGGCGTCCGCGCGGCCCTGGTTGATGTACTTGTGCAGGAGGTTCAGGCAGCCCGTGAAGCCGAGGGCTTTGATCTCTTCGAAGAGGTGCTTGACCGGGACGCCGGGGTCCTCGGCCCGTCGTTTGCGCAGGTGTTCGCGGTAGGGGTCGACGAGGCCGGCGCGGTATTTGGGGACGCGGAGCATGCGTTCAGGCCGGTCGGCTCGGGCGTAGCGTTTGACGGTGTTCAGGGCCAGTTGGAGACGGCGGGCGCATTCGAGCAGGCCGACGCCCTGGTCGAGCAGGCCGTGGACCTGGTTCCAGCGTTCCAGGGTGGTGCGGGCGCGGGGTCCGTCGTAGATGGGTGCGTCCAGCACGGTGGCCCAACAGGTGCTGTGCGCCTTGACCTCGCTGAGGGCTGCTTCGCACAGGTTGTGCCAAATATGCCACCGGTCCGCGACCTGGACCGCGTGGGGCAGGGCGCGGCGGATGGCCTCGGCGTAGGTGGCCGAGCCGTCACGGCATACGATCTCGATGCCCGGATGCTCGCGCAGCCACGCTTCCAGAGTGTCGGCCGTGCGGCCGGGCAGCACGTCGATCCGCTCATGAGTCTCGGCGTCGATGATCACGGTGGCGTAGCGGTGCCGGCGGCGCAGTGCGAAGTCGTCGACGCCGATCACACGGGGCACCCGCCCGGCAGGCAACGGGATCCGCAGCAGGACGCGCAGGGCCGTGTGACGAGACAGGCTCACCGCCAATATCGCGAGCAGACGTGCCCCGGCCCGGCCCGCTAACTCCTTGACCACGGCCTTGACTTGCCTGGTCAGGCGGGTCGTGCGCCGCTGGTAGCGGTCCAGGACACCGGGTACCTGTTCGCGGAAGGTGTGGCGACAGCCGCGGGTGGGGCACACCAGACGCCGCACCCGCACACAGACCACCACCCGTCGTTCATCGACCGGCACGTCCGCGACTGTCCGCCAGTGATAGCCGTGCACGCGTTCCGACGGGGTCCCGCACACCGGGCAGACTGCAGTGTCCTGCGGAGTTCGTGCCCGCACCACGATCCGCTCACCTTCGTCGACTACATCCTCGATGACCAGCGGGGACAGGCCCGAAAAGACCGTCTGCACAAGCTCGTTGACATCCTTCACATGAATGTCAACGACCCATCACAACGCTCCGTCACCACCGAAAGCGAGACAGGGCCGGTGAGGGCTCTGGCTCGTAATCGGTGGTTACGATTGGTGACATTGCGCCATGATCAGGGATGCTTGACGTCAACTGAGAATGTCCACTGTGCCGTGGGGGCCCTGGCCGAGGGCGCCACCGTGTGCTGCAGCGCCCGACGGGCAGAGGGTTTGCGCCATGCGTTGTGAATGCGGCGGATATTGGTGATGTGGCAGCAGGCAACGCCTGCGGCGGATAGGTTCGGCCCCTTGGAGGAGGGTGCGGGGGCGCCTGGCCGGTTCTGGGGGGAGCTTGTCTGCACAGGAGAGCGGCTTCGAGCAGGGTGATCTGTTCGATGGTGCTGCCGCTGGGGTTCGCAGTGACCCGTTGGACTTCGTGCGGCCGTTTGTTGCGCCGGTGGCGTCGACGGTGGGTGCGGTCTCGGACGATCCTTTGTCGTTGCAGCTGGCCGAGGCGATTCACGATGCGTTTGGTGATCTTGCCTCCGATCGGGGGCTGACCCGGCAGGAGATTGCTGCAGCGTGTGCTCCGGTGGCCTCGGGTGAG is a window of Streptomyces sp. B21-083 DNA encoding:
- a CDS encoding transposase codes for the protein MTRPEHLRDEVAGKLHRLRERDPELDRLTLHVRKFAVMMTARHGDRLDDWITEVERDSLAPLAGFARNLRRDFDAVRNGLSLPHSSGAVEGNINRLKMLKRQMFGRASLDLLRKRVLLAR
- a CDS encoding ISL3 family transposase produces the protein MRDINSLVLTVFSGLSALVIEDVVGDGEMIRVLARTRDVPCPCPMCGVPTGKVHGYHVRTVADVPVDGRRVVVNVRVRRLVCPVLGCRRQTFREQVPGLIERLQRRTTRLTSQVSSVVKELCGRAAARLTRLLSVPVSFATALRVLRGIPPPTLRIPRVIGVDDFALRRRHRYATIIIDAETGERVDVLPDREAATLEAWLRGQKGIEVVCRDGSATYAEAIRRALPDAVQVSDRWHLWRNLCDKVLAEVRAHAPCWATVNAPRPGGVREQTTRERWHKVHALIDSGVGLLDCSRRLNLALNTVKRYTRIPEPPADRIAPRYRPTLVDPYRDHLRRRRSDNPAVPVTHLLHEIRELGYTGSANLLVRYLNQGRAEGDRPVTTPRRVARLLLTHPEHLWTKDTDLLGLLTAACPEMTELARLTGEFAGFLTPAQANDDKLTQWIATVRTAGLPHLHSFCNGLELDRAAVNAGLTLPHHNGRTEGVNTSTKKIMRQMHGRAGFDLLRHRILLQ
- a CDS encoding IS256 family transposase; this translates as MAADDQADPSPEAATVEQKLIDQLVEQARSKGLQLTGEGGLLQQLTKKVLESALEGEITDHLGYDKHDPAGKDGGNSRNGTWSKTVLTDIGPVEIDVPRDREGSFEPAIVKRRQRRLTGVDEMVLSLSAKGLTHGEISAHLAEVYGAAVSKTTISTITDKVMDGMAEWQNRPLDRVYPVVFIDAINVKIRDGQVANRPIYVALAVTAEGHRDILGLWAGDGGEGAKHWLRVLSELKNRGVEDVLMLVCDGLKGLPDAVSEVWPRTVVQTCVVHLLRASFRYAARQDWDKITKALKPVYTAPTEDAATTRFLEFAETWGKKYPAIVRLWESSWPEFTPFLQFDAEIRRIVCTTNSIESVNARIRKAVRSRGHFPTEQAALKCVYMAVMSLDPTGAGRKRWTMRWKGAMNAFDLAFDGRLTAGQL
- a CDS encoding ISL3 family transposase, whose protein sequence is MKDVNELVQTVFSGLSPLVIEDVVDEGERIVVRARTPQDTAVCPVCGTPSERVHGYHWRTVADVPVDERRVVVCVRVRRLVCPTRGCRHTFREQVPGVLDRYQRRTTRLTRQVKAVVKELAGRAGARLLAILAVSLSRHTALRVLLRIPLPAGRVPRVIGVDDFALRRRHRYATVIIDAETHERIDVLPGRTADTLEAWLREHPGIEIVCRDGSATYAEAIRRALPHAVQVADRWHIWHNLCEAALSEVKAHSTCWATVLDAPIYDGPRARTTLERWNQVHGLLDQGVGLLECARRLQLALNTVKRYARADRPERMLRVPKYRAGLVDPYREHLRKRRAEDPGVPVKHLFEEIKALGFTGCLNLLHKYINQGRADADRSHISPRRLARMLLTRPDNLKADQHQLLAKLTNACPEMTQLATGIRDFAPLLTPHADNADALTGWIDQVRTADLPHLHSFTRGLERDLDAVTAGFTLPYSNGPTEGVNTKTKRIARQMHGRAGFTLLRHRILLG